A stretch of the Pseudomonadota bacterium genome encodes the following:
- a CDS encoding aminotransferase class I/II-fold pyridoxal phosphate-dependent enzyme gives MIIEPNLNLPLMKNNITRADMDAVIAYLSQDDPPLTHSKQTLAFEREWSEWLGVKYSVFVNSGASANLLTMAALNEMFGTGEVIVPPLTWVSDIAAVLQNGFTPVFVDIDRRTFGMDTAQVLTRLNASTRAVFITHILGYNALTQQLLDELERRNIPLIEDVCESHGATFNGRKLGTFGLISNFSFYYAHHMSTIEGGVICTNNRNVYETVRMLRSHGMVREATSNEIRNSYITNHPDLNPDFIFAFPAYNVRPNEIGAVIGRSQLKRLDENNRIRRRNLDLFLSLLDPTKYRTDFAVEGSCNYAFTLVLNEPDTVLRDRVEQSLQQRGVEFRRGLSGGGNQLRQPYLRKLMGNEFERYPNVNHIHFFGWYIGNYPGLEQEKIEALCQLLNRL, from the coding sequence ATGATAATCGAACCGAACCTTAATTTACCTTTGATGAAAAACAATATTACCCGCGCCGACATGGACGCAGTTATTGCCTACTTATCACAAGATGATCCGCCGTTGACCCACTCCAAGCAAACGCTTGCCTTTGAGCGCGAATGGTCCGAGTGGCTCGGTGTCAAATATAGTGTTTTTGTCAATTCAGGCGCCTCTGCTAACCTTCTGACCATGGCTGCGCTCAATGAGATGTTCGGGACAGGAGAGGTTATCGTCCCCCCCCTAACGTGGGTGTCCGATATTGCCGCAGTTCTCCAAAACGGTTTTACACCTGTTTTTGTAGATATTGACCGACGCACGTTTGGTATGGACACAGCTCAGGTATTGACAAGACTCAACGCCAGTACCCGTGCGGTGTTTATTACGCATATCCTTGGCTACAATGCCCTCACACAGCAACTGCTGGACGAACTGGAGCGCCGCAACATTCCGTTGATTGAGGATGTGTGCGAGTCACATGGCGCTACCTTTAATGGGCGCAAACTCGGCACATTCGGACTTATATCTAATTTTTCATTCTACTATGCCCACCACATGAGCACCATCGAAGGCGGGGTGATCTGCACCAACAATCGTAATGTCTACGAAACTGTTCGCATGTTACGCTCACACGGCATGGTGCGTGAAGCGACATCAAACGAAATCAGGAACTCATACATAACAAATCATCCCGATCTGAATCCGGATTTTATTTTTGCCTTCCCTGCGTATAATGTCCGTCCCAATGAGATTGGTGCGGTGATTGGCCGTTCACAGCTAAAGAGGCTGGACGAGAATAACAGGATACGAAGGCGAAATCTTGATCTGTTTCTCTCTCTTCTCGACCCGACCAAATATCGGACCGATTTTGCAGTCGAGGGCAGTTGTAATTATGCCTTTACTCTGGTACTCAACGAGCCCGACACGGTACTGCGTGATCGTGTTGAGCAATCGTTACAACAACGCGGGGTCGAATTTCGGCGCGGGCTTTCCGGCGGTGGCAACCAACTGCGCCAACCTTACTTACGAAAACTCATGGGCAATGAATTTGAGCGCTATCCGAATGTGAATCACATCCACTTTTTCGGCTGGTATATCGGCAACTATCCAGGACTGGAACAAGAAAAAATAGAAGCACTCTGCCAATTGTTGAATCGTTTATAA
- a CDS encoding VTT domain-containing protein → MAILKILAYKKKLIFLLLLITIIFIVFLFNKFWTISPEIIFTFIQNNKILAPFLFIVFYIIMSISVLPTLPMNLGAGLLWGPLWGTLLSVIGATCGASCSFIIARYLVHDYCKRKLQNPKWLRLFNAIEGNGWKVVAFVRLDPIFASGPLNYLFGITPIPFGTFIWSTALFLIPPASIIASIGYFIGWSVLSEESIKDVGHYIVLAGTLVTIVLIILFFIIKYFRESIKL, encoded by the coding sequence ATGGCAATATTGAAAATCCTTGCATATAAGAAAAAGTTAATTTTTTTACTTCTTCTCATTACAATAATATTTATAGTATTTTTATTTAATAAATTTTGGACAATTAGTCCTGAGATAATTTTCACGTTTATTCAAAACAATAAGATCCTTGCCCCTTTCCTATTTATTGTGTTTTACATAATAATGAGTATATCTGTTTTACCAACATTGCCAATGAATTTAGGCGCTGGTCTTCTCTGGGGACCTCTTTGGGGTACTTTGTTATCTGTTATTGGGGCAACTTGTGGCGCAAGCTGCTCGTTTATAATAGCGCGATATTTGGTACACGATTACTGTAAAAGAAAGTTACAAAACCCTAAATGGCTTCGGTTGTTTAATGCAATAGAGGGGAATGGATGGAAAGTTGTTGCCTTTGTAAGACTTGACCCTATCTTTGCATCAGGACCTCTCAACTACTTGTTTGGAATTACACCTATACCCTTTGGTACGTTTATATGGTCAACAGCCCTTTTTCTCATACCGCCAGCAAGTATTATTGCATCAATAGGGTATTTTATTGGGTGGAGCGTGCTGTCGGAGGAGAGCATAAAAGATGTAGGTCATTACATAGTCCTTGCAGGTACCCTTGTAACAATTGTATTGATCATTCTTTTTTTCATTATTAAATATTTTAGGGAAAGTATCAAACTATAA
- a CDS encoding glycosyltransferase family 2 protein yields MTTTLLVMTLNEIDGMKKIMPQIQKTWVDQIIVVDGGSTDGTVEWARENGYTVYIQKQKGFRHAYVEVMPQVKGDVLITFSPDGNSISELIPKLIEKMKEGYDMVIASRYLGSAKSYDDDFLTGFGNWFFTRTANVLHGGKYTDAMVIYRAYKKSLIDELELDQDRWYSVPEKLFSCKVSWEPLLSVRAARRKLKITEIPGDEPPRIGGERKLKIWPWGATFLYQFIRDFIVWR; encoded by the coding sequence GTGACAACAACATTACTTGTAATGACGTTAAATGAAATTGATGGTATGAAAAAAATAATGCCACAAATACAAAAAACATGGGTCGATCAGATCATTGTAGTTGATGGCGGATCTACCGATGGGACAGTAGAGTGGGCAAGAGAAAATGGATATACCGTTTATATTCAAAAGCAAAAGGGGTTCAGACATGCGTATGTTGAGGTAATGCCACAAGTTAAAGGTGACGTATTAATCACATTCAGTCCCGACGGAAATTCAATATCGGAGCTAATTCCCAAACTCATTGAAAAAATGAAGGAGGGCTATGATATGGTAATAGCATCTCGTTATCTGGGGTCGGCAAAAAGTTATGATGATGACTTTCTGACGGGCTTTGGAAACTGGTTTTTTACAAGGACTGCGAATGTGCTGCATGGAGGCAAATATACGGATGCAATGGTTATTTATAGAGCCTACAAAAAAAGTTTAATAGATGAATTGGAACTCGATCAAGACAGATGGTATTCAGTTCCGGAAAAGCTTTTTTCGTGCAAGGTGAGTTGGGAACCTCTCCTGTCAGTAAGAGCGGCAAGAAGGAAATTGAAAATAACTGAAATACCAGGGGATGAACCACCAAGAATCGGTGGAGAAAGAAAGTTAAAGATATGGCCGTGGGGCGCGACATTTTTGTATCAATTTATTAGAGATTTTATAGTTTGGAGATGA
- a CDS encoding GDP-mannose 4,6-dehydratase, producing the protein MKRALICGVSGQDGAYLAQLLIEKGYQVWGTSRDAQVANFGNLAMLGINDQVNLLSMAQTDFRSVLNSLSRSDPDEVYFLSGQSSVGLSFGQPAETIESISFGILNLLEAIRFIGKPVKVYNSSSSESFGDVGSQRATEVTPFRPRSPYGVAKASAYWLVTNYREAYGLFACNGILFNHESPLRPSRFVTKKIMSSACRISRGSGEKLNLGRIDIVRDWGWAPEYVEAMWRILQAEKPDDFVIATGYSATLEEFVTRAFDHVNLDWRKYVVIDSAYFRPSDIAYSRADPSKAAHVLNWRATTKLPQLVDLLISAELTKLES; encoded by the coding sequence GTGAAAAGAGCCCTAATATGTGGCGTGTCTGGGCAAGATGGTGCGTATCTTGCCCAGCTTCTTATTGAAAAAGGATACCAGGTTTGGGGTACCTCTCGGGATGCGCAAGTAGCGAATTTTGGTAATTTAGCTATGCTGGGTATAAACGATCAGGTGAATTTGCTTTCCATGGCACAAACAGATTTTAGAAGTGTGCTTAACAGCTTAAGTCGAAGCGATCCCGATGAGGTTTATTTTTTGTCTGGCCAAAGTTCGGTAGGACTTTCATTTGGTCAACCCGCCGAGACGATTGAAAGTATTTCCTTTGGCATTCTGAATCTGTTGGAGGCCATTAGATTTATTGGAAAGCCTGTCAAGGTGTACAACTCCAGCTCAAGCGAATCATTTGGAGATGTTGGGTCACAAAGGGCAACCGAAGTAACTCCATTCCGTCCACGTAGCCCCTATGGTGTCGCCAAAGCCTCTGCATACTGGCTGGTAACCAATTACCGTGAGGCTTATGGCCTATTTGCTTGCAACGGCATTCTTTTTAACCATGAATCTCCATTAAGACCTTCAAGATTTGTAACAAAGAAAATCATGTCATCTGCATGCCGCATCTCAAGAGGATCCGGGGAAAAGTTGAATCTTGGGCGCATAGACATCGTACGCGACTGGGGTTGGGCACCCGAGTATGTCGAAGCAATGTGGCGGATCTTACAAGCTGAGAAGCCGGATGATTTTGTAATTGCTACCGGTTACAGCGCAACGCTTGAAGAATTTGTTACGAGAGCTTTCGACCATGTAAATCTTGATTGGCGGAAGTACGTTGTAATTGATTCTGCCTATTTCCGTCCGTCTGACATTGCCTATAGTAGAGCAGACCCATCAAAGGCCGCTCATGTATTAAACTGGCGGGCAACCACTAAGTTGCCCCAGCTCGTGGATTTGCTAATATCCGCCGAATTAACAAAATTAGAAAGTTAG
- a CDS encoding glycosyltransferase family 1 protein — translation MRIAFDHQIFCNQRFGGISRYFTRLTKQLSESEHDVRIFAPLHQNHYVKDLSSGIVQGFGLKRYPPRGERLLLPISRFIARHVARRAIKKWQPNIVHETFYSPYRSGPETSCTVITVYDMIHELFKESFAPGDPTTHIKRIAVNRADHVICISESTRRDLIRLFSIPEENVSCVHLGFEQFPPLKKRNIAKPKTGRPFLLYVGGRAAYKNFTGFLNSIAASPKLMRDFDIIAFGAGRFLADQKALIKQLGFRDSQVQHITGDDDLLSFYYQQARAFVCPSLYEGFGLPLLEAAAHNCPVISSNTSSMPEVIGEAAEYFDPNDIEDMTRAIESVVYSDERIKQLKILGQERLKSFSWRQCAEETLGIYKRII, via the coding sequence ATGCGCATTGCTTTCGACCATCAAATTTTCTGCAATCAACGTTTTGGCGGGATATCCCGATATTTTACTCGCTTAACCAAGCAACTTTCTGAATCTGAACATGATGTTCGGATTTTTGCACCGCTGCACCAGAACCATTATGTTAAAGATCTTTCGTCTGGAATTGTTCAGGGATTTGGTTTAAAGCGATATCCGCCAAGAGGTGAGCGTCTATTGCTGCCTATTAGCCGGTTCATTGCAAGGCATGTTGCAAGGCGTGCTATAAAGAAATGGCAGCCGAATATAGTGCATGAAACTTTCTATTCTCCTTATCGATCCGGCCCAGAGACAAGCTGCACCGTCATTACTGTATACGACATGATTCACGAACTCTTTAAGGAGAGTTTTGCTCCTGGAGATCCAACAACACATATAAAAAGGATTGCAGTTAATCGTGCAGATCATGTGATTTGCATTTCTGAAAGCACGCGACGCGATCTAATTAGATTATTTAGCATACCAGAAGAAAATGTCTCATGTGTGCATCTTGGATTTGAGCAATTCCCGCCACTAAAAAAAAGGAACATTGCAAAGCCTAAGACAGGTCGTCCATTTTTACTTTATGTCGGTGGGCGCGCTGCTTATAAGAACTTTACCGGTTTTCTAAATAGCATCGCCGCTTCACCAAAATTGATGAGGGATTTTGACATTATCGCCTTCGGTGCCGGACGATTTTTGGCGGACCAGAAAGCATTGATTAAACAACTTGGTTTTCGCGATTCACAGGTGCAACACATAACCGGAGACGATGACTTGCTGAGTTTCTATTACCAACAGGCACGCGCTTTTGTCTGTCCTTCTTTATACGAAGGCTTTGGCCTTCCGCTTCTTGAGGCAGCGGCCCATAATTGCCCGGTCATCAGCAGTAATACCAGTTCCATGCCGGAAGTTATCGGTGAGGCCGCCGAATATTTTGATCCTAATGATATTGAGGATATGACCCGCGCCATAGAGAGTGTTGTTTATTCAGATGAACGTATAAAACAGTTAAAAATACTGGGGCAAGAGCGGCTTAAAAGCTTTTCTTGGCGCCAATGTGCTGAAGAAACGCTTGGTATTTATAAAAGGATAATTTAG
- a CDS encoding glycosyltransferase: MRDKQIAIIAKGSGISYSFDAVNTKCYYMAKALKSYGLNVTILSSIYYQPELFGKKVGKYKGIKYYIPSVYPKASSKIKQIYYKLAHTWRVTCFLIYLKLRWGKIHYIFDDNSTPFPFLLFFKWLGIIDLIFNLEEWPLAHNISYKRKMYSHYFTVCAFKNCKKIVCISSYLIAQAIKYNNKSRVFKLPALTEFNESNCDTPINTDSKHEITRFLYCGNVVYSEVIDTIIGAYENICRLRKNVKVELLLILHGNELKLQKFSDYARQLEYPIEIKSNLSESDLLTEYSQASVFLAPLRLTVQDQARFPQKIAEYVSLSKPIITTFVGDIGLYFESDKNAIFIDDFTVAELEKKMNYSIDNNERVVGIGVEGNAVGRKYFNYKKYINEFGDFVTS; the protein is encoded by the coding sequence TTGAGAGACAAGCAGATAGCAATTATCGCCAAGGGAAGTGGGATTTCTTACTCATTTGACGCAGTAAACACCAAGTGTTATTACATGGCCAAAGCACTTAAATCTTATGGCTTAAATGTGACTATTCTTTCAAGTATTTATTATCAGCCGGAGCTATTTGGTAAAAAAGTAGGAAAATATAAAGGCATAAAATATTATATACCATCCGTTTATCCAAAAGCGTCCTCAAAAATAAAACAAATTTATTATAAATTGGCACACACATGGAGAGTAACATGTTTTTTAATTTATCTAAAACTTAGATGGGGGAAAATCCATTATATTTTTGATGATAACTCAACTCCATTTCCTTTTTTGCTTTTCTTTAAATGGTTGGGGATCATTGACTTAATATTTAATCTCGAAGAATGGCCATTAGCACACAACATTTCTTATAAAAGAAAAATGTATTCACATTATTTTACTGTTTGTGCCTTCAAAAATTGCAAAAAAATTGTTTGTATAAGTTCATATCTTATTGCCCAGGCCATTAAATACAATAATAAATCAAGAGTGTTTAAGCTGCCAGCGTTAACTGAGTTCAATGAATCAAACTGTGATACCCCGATAAACACTGACAGTAAGCATGAAATAACAAGATTTTTATACTGCGGTAACGTCGTGTATTCTGAAGTAATAGATACCATCATTGGTGCCTATGAAAATATATGCCGGTTAAGAAAAAACGTGAAAGTTGAACTGCTTCTGATATTGCACGGCAATGAATTAAAACTACAAAAATTTTCTGATTATGCAAGGCAATTAGAATACCCCATAGAGATAAAGAGCAATCTTTCAGAGTCAGATTTGCTTACAGAATATTCTCAGGCATCAGTTTTTTTGGCTCCTCTTCGGCTTACCGTTCAGGACCAAGCCCGGTTTCCTCAAAAAATTGCTGAATACGTTTCTCTTTCGAAACCAATAATAACAACTTTCGTTGGGGATATCGGTCTATATTTTGAGTCTGATAAAAACGCAATATTTATTGACGATTTTACGGTAGCCGAACTTGAAAAAAAAATGAATTATTCAATTGATAATAACGAAAGGGTAGTCGGCATAGGGGTAGAAGGAAATGCTGTTGGAAGAAAATATTTCAATTATAAAAAATATATTAACGAGTTTGGTGACTTTGTAACATCTTGA
- a CDS encoding glycosyltransferase, producing the protein MIRNEKIKNILVLTYWSYRDGLIQSYTLPFVRMIRKNIPAEGKIWVLTQEQDSMKMTEEEWEKEKKLHEAEGIHILRYKYTFFSGKALFRTLWYLLRLTLLIFSKHISVIHAWCTPAGAWGTILSLLTFRPLVIDSYEPHAQSMVENGNWKPGSLPFRILFKLEKWQTRRAKAFISTTESMRDYALTNYGKNPVPFYVKPSCVDLSQFDPANIRHDLLEALGWKDKIICIYAGKIGGLYLDKEIFEFIKVADTFWNHRLRMLFLTTTPETEVQGHITRAALDPSIFMIKFVPHREISGYMSIASFALTPVRPVPSKRYGTSIKDGEYWAMGLPVVITPDISDDSSIIQSLKIGSVLKGFTENDYLCSVKEIDTLLHSGKRDEIRQKIRSVAANYRSYSIAEKIYQQLYGKT; encoded by the coding sequence GTGATAAGAAATGAAAAAATAAAAAATATCCTTGTACTGACCTACTGGAGCTATCGCGACGGGCTTATCCAGAGCTATACGCTCCCCTTTGTCCGCATGATCCGCAAAAATATTCCTGCAGAGGGGAAAATATGGGTTCTTACGCAGGAACAGGACTCCATGAAGATGACTGAAGAAGAATGGGAAAAGGAGAAAAAACTGCATGAAGCCGAAGGCATCCACATACTCCGCTACAAATATACATTCTTTAGCGGGAAAGCCTTATTCCGCACCCTCTGGTACCTGTTGCGCCTTACCCTGCTGATCTTCAGTAAACACATTTCAGTCATCCACGCCTGGTGCACTCCGGCAGGTGCCTGGGGAACCATTCTTTCATTGCTCACCTTCCGGCCGCTGGTTATTGACAGCTACGAACCCCATGCCCAGTCTATGGTGGAAAATGGCAACTGGAAACCCGGCAGCCTTCCCTTCAGGATCCTTTTTAAACTTGAAAAATGGCAGACCCGCAGGGCAAAAGCCTTTATTTCAACAACAGAAAGCATGCGCGACTATGCACTTACCAATTATGGAAAAAATCCTGTTCCATTCTATGTAAAACCTTCGTGCGTTGACCTTTCGCAGTTTGACCCCGCCAACATCCGGCATGATCTGCTTGAAGCCCTTGGCTGGAAAGATAAAATCATCTGTATCTATGCCGGAAAAATCGGAGGGCTCTATCTTGATAAGGAAATATTTGAGTTTATAAAGGTAGCTGATACCTTCTGGAACCACCGACTGCGCATGCTATTCCTCACTACCACGCCGGAAACTGAAGTGCAGGGACACATTACCCGTGCAGCGCTGGATCCATCCATCTTTATGATAAAATTTGTTCCCCACAGGGAAATTTCAGGCTATATGAGCATTGCCTCATTTGCCCTTACTCCCGTGAGGCCGGTTCCCTCAAAACGCTACGGTACCTCAATAAAAGACGGGGAATACTGGGCAATGGGCCTGCCTGTAGTAATTACACCCGATATTTCAGATGATTCAAGCATCATCCAGTCACTCAAAATCGGATCGGTACTGAAAGGATTCACAGAAAATGATTATCTTTGCAGCGTAAAAGAGATAGACACCCTGCTTCACAGTGGAAAACGGGACGAAATCAGGCAAAAAATCCGCTCTGTTGCCGCAAATTATCGTAGTTACAGCATAGCAGAAAAAATATATCAGCAATTATATGGAAAGACATAA
- a CDS encoding NAD-dependent epimerase/dehydratase family protein, with the protein MERHNIMITNKRIFVTGGGGFIGSQLVETPVKNNNKVIVADTFKRGNKIPKDVFRL; encoded by the coding sequence ATGGAAAGACATAATATTATGATCACGAATAAACGGATCTTTGTTACCGGTGGAGGAGGATTTATCGGGAGCCAGCTGGTGGAAACACCGGTAAAGAACAACAACAAAGTGATTGTTGCAGATACCTTCAAGCGCGGGAATAAAATCCCGAAGGACGTGTTCCGCTTATGA
- a CDS encoding glycosyltransferase family 2 protein, with amino-acid sequence MKSYFYSLLYRYISIYIRPDNTVVEINPQSSMLSRYFKNIKMLFLSKPSNNNFEGCETIPDLQALIQALPEYILLNGNIHYERDLQSFMEKLHVACNASTRLVFTYYSTLWKPLFKFATLLGLRLKTMEENWITHDDIANILILSDYETVSSESKIIVPFYVPFISNLVNRYIAPLPIFRNFCIVNILVARPIYRRENNKLSVSVVVPARNEAGNIEAIIKRLPKMGPDDELIFVEGNSIDNTWEVINNVCAKYTDKMNIKIAKQDGKGKGDAVRKGFMVASKDILMILDADMTVPPETLPMFYKGIMEGKGEFMNGSRLVYPMEKEAMRFFNIIGNKFFAVAFSFVLGQKFKDTLCGTKALTKENYKRIAANRTFFGDFDPFGDFDLIFGAARLNLKIREIPISYKERKYGTTNISRWTHGLILLQMLIYAARKIRFV; translated from the coding sequence ATGAAATCATATTTCTATAGTCTTTTATATCGATATATATCGATATACATTAGACCAGATAATACCGTTGTCGAAATTAACCCTCAGTCCAGTATGCTGAGTCGTTACTTCAAAAATATTAAGATGTTATTCCTTAGCAAACCTTCAAACAACAATTTTGAAGGCTGCGAAACAATTCCTGACTTGCAAGCATTAATACAAGCATTACCGGAATATATCCTTTTAAATGGCAATATACATTATGAAAGAGATTTGCAGTCCTTTATGGAAAAGCTACATGTGGCATGTAATGCATCAACAAGACTTGTGTTTACTTATTACAGCACGTTATGGAAACCATTATTCAAATTTGCTACATTGCTTGGTTTAAGGCTAAAAACAATGGAAGAAAACTGGATAACTCATGATGATATAGCTAATATCCTGATTCTTTCAGATTATGAAACGGTGTCCTCCGAAAGCAAAATAATTGTCCCGTTTTACGTACCCTTTATCAGTAATTTAGTTAATCGTTACATTGCCCCACTACCTATTTTTAGAAATTTTTGTATTGTAAATATTTTAGTTGCAAGGCCTATTTATCGTCGAGAAAACAATAAACTATCTGTTTCGGTAGTGGTTCCAGCACGAAATGAGGCTGGCAATATCGAAGCTATAATAAAGCGATTGCCCAAAATGGGGCCAGATGACGAGCTGATCTTTGTGGAAGGAAATTCCATAGATAATACCTGGGAAGTGATTAATAACGTATGCGCAAAATATACTGACAAAATGAATATTAAGATAGCCAAACAAGATGGTAAGGGCAAGGGTGATGCAGTAAGAAAAGGCTTTATGGTTGCTTCAAAAGATATTTTAATGATTCTTGATGCAGACATGACTGTTCCACCTGAAACCCTTCCAATGTTTTATAAGGGGATTATGGAGGGTAAAGGGGAGTTTATGAACGGGAGTAGGCTTGTCTATCCCATGGAAAAAGAAGCTATGAGATTTTTCAATATAATTGGGAATAAATTTTTTGCAGTAGCATTTTCATTCGTACTCGGCCAAAAATTCAAGGATACGCTTTGCGGCACTAAAGCCCTGACAAAAGAAAATTATAAGAGGATTGCAGCTAATAGAACATTTTTTGGAGATTTTGACCCTTTTGGAGATTTTGACCTCATATTTGGAGCTGCAAGATTGAATTTAAAGATTAGGGAAATTCCAATTTCATATAAGGAAAGAAAGTACGGAACAACTAATATAAGCAGATGGACCCATGGATTGATATTGCTTCAAATGTTAATTTATGCTGCGCGAAAAATCAGGTTTGTCTGA
- a CDS encoding methyltransferase domain-containing protein, producing MDSDNIFEKDKAWTKFNRTRLFNNKNLLYWYEKLYERQFNDVDDIESKKILEVGSGTSPLKIFYNNIITSDIIDLEYLDYKLDCHKIDEFDYIANESLDIVTLINVLHHLRDPLSFLTKASIKLKQGGQIIMVEPYFSSLSKLVYRYLHHEPSVFEVDEPLLQEIKGPLSSANMAIPYMIFFSNKNWSSRLSLIYNFSPKSVAYFSSLSYMATGGISRKLPIPGFLYKNLFKIDLWLANIFPRLLSSFFIMKLTKK from the coding sequence GTGGATAGCGATAACATTTTTGAAAAAGACAAAGCGTGGACCAAATTTAACAGGACAAGGCTGTTCAATAACAAAAATTTGTTGTATTGGTATGAAAAACTTTATGAACGTCAATTTAATGATGTTGATGATATTGAGAGCAAGAAAATTCTAGAGGTGGGTAGTGGCACATCTCCTTTAAAAATTTTTTATAATAATATAATTACTAGCGATATAATCGATTTGGAATATCTCGACTATAAGCTGGATTGTCACAAAATAGATGAGTTTGATTATATTGCAAATGAAAGTTTGGACATTGTTACATTAATAAATGTTCTGCATCATCTAAGGGATCCACTGTCTTTTTTAACAAAGGCTTCGATAAAGCTTAAGCAAGGTGGTCAAATTATAATGGTTGAACCATATTTTTCTTCTTTGTCAAAACTGGTTTATAGATATCTTCATCATGAACCATCTGTGTTTGAGGTGGACGAACCGTTGCTTCAGGAGATAAAGGGGCCTTTGTCGTCAGCGAATATGGCTATTCCCTATATGATATTTTTTTCAAACAAAAATTGGAGTTCACGATTATCCTTAATTTACAATTTTTCACCTAAATCTGTTGCCTACTTTTCATCCTTATCCTATATGGCAACAGGGGGAATATCGAGAAAACTTCCGATACCCGGATTTTTGTATAAAAACCTATTCAAAATAGATTTGTGGCTTGCTAATATATTCCCTCGACTTTTAAGCTCATTTTTTATTATGAAATTAACAAAAAAATAA
- a CDS encoding lysylphosphatidylglycerol synthase transmembrane domain-containing protein, translating into MHIDNYKPIENKKAEKRYWSWGIVRGAVTISIFAYIGFKINWAVLSRQFMQSNLFWLFIACFLLGISFLVASVRWRVLLRVQDIFLPLKVVVALTLIGQFFNSFLLGSTGGDVVKGLYISRYSPSRKAHGAMTIIMDRAIGLFVLVCIALCATSWKLSSLIQQQDTRNIAFALLIIFGIMLGGAVSLTFVPFKQLPFFPHKLWNKIPKRDIIETLVAAFRQHKSSVRQTLKAVVCSVAIWFVVFSAGYCIALAIHLKVAYIQMLVTLSIVSFIISLPISIGGHGIREGAFVAMFTILGIITIDKQTGMGREPAVLFSLLYYALLLIWSLVGGLVYLTFQSKAGLKKPDNDICD; encoded by the coding sequence ATGCATATCGATAATTATAAGCCAATAGAAAATAAAAAAGCAGAGAAGCGTTACTGGAGTTGGGGCATTGTCAGGGGCGCTGTTACTATTTCAATTTTTGCCTATATTGGTTTCAAAATAAATTGGGCTGTTTTGAGCAGGCAATTTATGCAGAGTAATCTATTCTGGTTATTCATTGCCTGCTTTCTTTTGGGGATATCTTTTCTCGTGGCAAGCGTTCGCTGGAGGGTACTATTGAGGGTACAGGATATTTTTTTGCCACTTAAAGTTGTTGTCGCGCTTACGCTCATTGGGCAGTTTTTTAATTCCTTTCTTCTTGGTTCAACGGGTGGAGATGTTGTCAAGGGATTATACATCTCCAGGTATTCCCCTTCAAGAAAGGCCCATGGAGCGATGACGATAATCATGGATAGAGCGATTGGTTTGTTTGTATTGGTATGCATTGCTTTATGCGCAACATCGTGGAAACTTAGTTCTTTAATCCAACAGCAAGATACCCGAAATATTGCTTTTGCCTTGTTGATTATATTTGGAATCATGTTGGGAGGCGCAGTAAGCCTCACGTTTGTTCCTTTTAAACAGTTGCCATTCTTCCCCCATAAACTTTGGAACAAGATACCTAAACGGGACATAATTGAAACGCTTGTGGCGGCTTTTCGTCAGCACAAAAGCTCAGTACGCCAGACCTTGAAAGCAGTGGTGTGTAGCGTTGCCATCTGGTTTGTTGTTTTTAGTGCAGGTTACTGTATTGCATTAGCGATTCACCTTAAAGTCGCCTACATACAAATGCTGGTTACCCTTTCTATCGTGTCTTTTATTATAAGCCTTCCCATCAGCATTGGTGGCCACGGAATTCGAGAGGGTGCCTTTGTTGCCATGTTTACAATATTGGGTATAATCACTATTGATAAGCAAACGGGAATGGGACGAGAACCAGCAGTGCTTTTTTCACTTCTTTATTACGCGCTTCTTTTAATATGGAGTCTGGTGGGTGGCTTAGTCTATCTTACCTTTCAAAGCAAAGCTGGTCTGAAAAAACCGGACAACGACATATGTGATTAA